TTCGCCAGAGGACAGTCCGCAGGCGAATATCGGGGACCGGGGCCGGTCCCCCGCGGGGGAAAATGACTCCAGGTCGAAGATAGCCATCAAAAGAAAACCGTTGCAATTACCTGTACGGCATAATAGCATCGCCTGAAATGACGCCGTTGCTATGTCACAGGAGCTATGCAAGTGGGTAGCCTAATCCGGGAGGTCCGGGAGAGCAAGGGTGTCACCCAGGTTGAGCTATGCACGAAGGTTGGAATCAACCAATCGAAGCTAAGCCAGATTGAGAATGGAAAATACCTTCCCAGCTTGGTTACGCTCCAGCGCCTTGCCTGGGGGCTTGACTGTAAAATTTGTGATCTGTGGAAGGATGAACCGCCGACAGTTACCTTGACCGATCCGAGATACCTTGGCCGGGCGGATCGTGGGCTGACGAAGAAACCAATCGCGAAGAAAAGAAATTTGGAAGGATGATCTTCGGGGAAAGAATCCCCCACCCGGCACAATTTCCGGCACACACAAGACAGCCGTTGGCGGTGAAAGGCCCGCCAGTCTTGAAAATTCTGGCTCCGGCGGTAGGATTCGAACCTACAACCCATCGGTTAACAGCCGATTGCTCTGCCGTTGAGCTACGCCGGATCGCGAGTTGTGAGGGCGCCCCAGGGGGCGCCGTAGGCCTTATAGGAGCGCCGTCCCCGCCTTGTCAAGGCGGCGGCCCCGGAGGAGGCCCTATCCCTGGAGGAGGCCTAGAAGCCGTAGTAGCGCGGGTAGCCCTGGGCCTCCCAGAAGCCCCCCAGGTCCTCGTTCATCACGAAGATGTACCGGACGTACTTGGCGCTCTTCCAGCCCACGTTCACGGGGGAGGCGAGCCTCAGGGGGGCGCCGTGGGCAGGGGTGAGCTTCTCGCCGTTGTATTCGTAGGCG
The Candidatus Tectomicrobia bacterium DNA segment above includes these coding regions:
- a CDS encoding helix-turn-helix transcriptional regulator, whose product is MGSLIREVRESKGVTQVELCTKVGINQSKLSQIENGKYLPSLVTLQRLAWGLDCKICDLWKDEPPTVTLTDPRYLGRADRGLTKKPIAKKRNLEG